Proteins from a genomic interval of Croceicoccus naphthovorans:
- a CDS encoding CHRD domain-containing protein: MNKSAIAIAAALVATPALAGHHEEMPAKADGHSQMLMTGLLGANEVPEGDPDGRGQFMGWVKDGQLCYRLMVNKIDAATMAHIHTAPAGANGPVAVPLEAPATGKAEGCADVDADLLAAMLASPADYYVNVHNAEYPGGAVRGQLMMHGM, translated from the coding sequence ATGAACAAGTCCGCCATCGCCATCGCCGCCGCGCTTGTGGCCACACCCGCGCTTGCGGGTCATCACGAGGAGATGCCCGCCAAGGCCGACGGGCATTCGCAGATGCTGATGACCGGCCTGCTGGGCGCGAACGAGGTGCCGGAAGGCGATCCCGATGGTCGCGGGCAGTTCATGGGATGGGTGAAGGACGGCCAGCTTTGCTATCGCCTGATGGTCAACAAGATCGACGCCGCCACCATGGCGCACATCCACACCGCGCCCGCCGGGGCGAACGGGCCGGTCGCCGTGCCGCTTGAGGCGCCCGCCACGGGCAAGGCAGAGGGTTGCGCCGATGTCGATGCCGACTTGCTGGCCGCGATGCTGGCGTCGCCAGCCGACTACTATGTCAACGTCCACAATGCGGAATATCCCGGCGGCGCGGTGCGCGGCCAGTTGATGATGCACGGGATGTAA
- a CDS encoding IS3 family transposase (programmed frameshift) — translation MKRTRFSEEQIIGVLKEAEAGAKTADLARRHGVSEATIYNWKSKYGGLEVSDARRLKELESENAKLKRLLADAMLDQAALKDLLGKKVLTPAAKREAVAHLQACHGMSERRACRVIDADRKSVRYRSTRDDDADLREKLRELANQRRRFGYRRLHILLRREGIMINRKKTQRLYREEGLAVRRRRSRRRAVGTRAPAPVLALPNQRWSLDFVHDQMASGRRFRVLNVVDDVTRECLAAVPDTSISGRRVVRELTELIAQRGKPGMIVSDNGTELTSNAVLAWCGEIGVEWHYIAPGRPMQNAYVESFNGRMRDELLNETLFLSMAHARVEIAAWVEDYNRERPHSSLDYDTPAAFAAKLDKQWPASLRPTGSATQPIASTALMRNNAVRL, via the exons ATGAAGAGAACGAGGTTTTCCGAAGAGCAGATCATCGGTGTGCTGAAGGAGGCTGAGGCGGGTGCGAAGACCGCTGACCTGGCCCGGCGACACGGAGTGTCGGAAGCGACGATCTACAACTGGAAGTCGAAGTATGGCGGGCTGGAGGTGTCCGATGCCCGCCGACTGAAGGAGCTCGAGAGCGAGAACGCGAAGCTGAAGCGGTTGCTCGCCGATGCCATGTTGGACCAGGCCGCGTTGAAGGATCTTCTGG GCAAAAAAGTTCTGACGCCCGCCGCCAAGCGGGAAGCTGTCGCTCATCTCCAGGCCTGCCACGGGATGAGCGAGCGGCGGGCGTGCCGTGTCATCGATGCTGATCGCAAGAGCGTGCGTTACCGTTCCACCCGGGACGATGACGCCGATCTGCGTGAGAAGCTGCGCGAGCTGGCCAACCAGCGTCGGCGGTTCGGCTATCGCCGTCTGCACATCCTGCTGCGCCGGGAGGGGATCATGATCAACCGGAAGAAGACCCAGAGGCTCTACCGTGAGGAAGGGTTGGCGGTCAGACGACGACGCAGTCGCAGGCGTGCTGTGGGCACGAGAGCACCTGCTCCGGTGCTGGCGCTGCCGAACCAGCGCTGGAGCCTGGACTTTGTTCACGACCAGATGGCTTCGGGAAGACGATTCCGGGTGCTCAACGTGGTCGATGATGTGACGAGGGAGTGCCTGGCAGCGGTGCCGGATACGTCGATCTCCGGGCGCCGTGTCGTGCGCGAACTGACTGAGCTGATCGCGCAGCGTGGCAAGCCCGGCATGATCGTCAGCGACAATGGCACCGAGCTCACCAGCAATGCGGTGCTGGCATGGTGTGGGGAGATCGGTGTGGAGTGGCATTACATCGCACCGGGAAGGCCAATGCAAAACGCTTACGTCGAGAGCTTTAATGGCCGCATGCGGGACGAACTGCTCAATGAGACTTTGTTCCTCAGCATGGCTCACGCCCGCGTCGAGATCGCTGCCTGGGTGGAGGACTACAACCGGGAGAGGCCGCATTCTTCCCTCGACTACGACACCCCGGCGGCGTTCGCCGCCAAACTGGATAAGCAATGGCCAGCTTCGCTACGCCCTACGGGCTCCGCTACGCAGCCCATTGCTTCAACCGCGCTCATGCGCAACAACGCGGTCCGGCTCTAA
- a CDS encoding septal ring lytic transglycosylase RlpA family protein: MDGTIQKRSAQRRASRLALGFAIVALVPATAALAVSEDVQAARPGFETDLQSDIDLAPLPGMGNDAAPFAEPEPANDASDVAEELGIGMASWYGPKFAGRPTASGERFNPAEYTAAHRTLPFGSKVRVTSPRTGKSIVVRINDRGPFHGKRVIDLSEAAADAIGLKARGHDRVTLSLLEG; the protein is encoded by the coding sequence ATGGACGGGACTATTCAGAAACGCTCCGCACAGCGTCGGGCCTCTCGCCTCGCGCTCGGTTTTGCCATCGTCGCCCTCGTGCCGGCCACCGCCGCACTGGCGGTTAGCGAGGACGTGCAGGCCGCACGCCCCGGCTTCGAAACCGACCTGCAGAGCGACATCGACCTTGCCCCCCTGCCCGGCATGGGCAACGACGCGGCCCCCTTCGCCGAACCCGAACCGGCCAACGATGCCTCCGACGTGGCAGAGGAGCTGGGCATCGGCATGGCCAGCTGGTACGGGCCAAAATTCGCCGGTCGCCCCACGGCCAGCGGCGAACGGTTCAACCCTGCCGAATACACCGCGGCGCACCGCACCCTGCCCTTTGGCAGCAAGGTCCGCGTCACCTCGCCCCGCACCGGCAAGTCCATCGTGGTCCGCATCAACGATCGCGGCCCGTTCCATGGCAAGCGCGTGATCGACCTGTCAGAGGCCGCCGCCGACGCCATCGGGCTGAAGGCCCGCGGGCATGACCGGGTAACGCTCAGCCTCCTCGAAGGCTAA
- a CDS encoding argininosuccinate synthase has translation MSDSIKKVVLAYSGGLDTSVILKWLQVTYNCEVVTFTADLGQGEELEPARAKAQLMGIPEQHIYIDDLREEFVRDFVFPMMRANAKYEGDYLLGTSIARPLISKRLIEIAHETGADAIAHGATGKGNDQVRFELSAYALDPDIKVIAPWREWDLNSRTALIAWAEQHQIPVPKDKRGESPFSTDANLLHTSSEGKVLEDPWEETPDYVYSRTVNPEDAPDTPEYIEIGFEKGDGVSLNGKPTSPATLLTELNELGRKHGIGRLDLVENRFVGMKSRGMYETPGGTIYAAAHRGIEQITLDRGAAHLKDELMPKYAELIYNGFWFAPEREMLQAAIDHSQAAVNGTVRLKLYKGSVSVVGRKSPNSLYSERHVTFEDDAGAYDQKDAEGFIKLNALRLKLLAKQGR, from the coding sequence ATGAGCGACTCCATCAAGAAAGTGGTCCTTGCCTACTCGGGCGGCCTCGACACCTCCGTCATCCTGAAGTGGCTTCAGGTCACCTACAACTGCGAAGTGGTGACCTTTACCGCCGACCTCGGCCAGGGTGAGGAACTGGAACCCGCGCGCGCCAAGGCGCAGCTGATGGGTATTCCGGAACAGCACATCTATATCGACGATTTGCGCGAAGAATTCGTTCGCGACTTCGTTTTCCCGATGATGCGCGCGAACGCCAAGTACGAAGGCGACTACCTGCTCGGCACGTCGATCGCACGCCCCCTGATTTCCAAGCGCCTGATCGAGATCGCACACGAGACTGGCGCCGACGCCATCGCGCACGGCGCGACCGGCAAGGGCAATGACCAGGTCCGCTTCGAACTGTCGGCCTATGCGCTCGATCCCGATATCAAGGTCATCGCCCCGTGGCGCGAGTGGGACCTGAATTCCCGCACCGCCCTCATCGCGTGGGCGGAACAGCACCAGATCCCGGTGCCCAAGGACAAGCGCGGCGAAAGCCCGTTTTCGACAGACGCAAACCTTCTGCACACATCTTCCGAAGGCAAGGTGCTGGAAGACCCGTGGGAAGAGACCCCGGACTACGTATATTCGCGCACGGTGAACCCGGAAGACGCGCCCGACACTCCCGAATATATCGAGATTGGGTTCGAAAAGGGTGATGGTGTTTCGCTGAACGGCAAGCCGACATCGCCCGCCACGCTGCTGACTGAGCTGAATGAACTGGGACGCAAGCATGGCATCGGGCGTCTCGATCTGGTCGAGAATCGCTTCGTCGGCATGAAGTCGCGCGGCATGTACGAAACACCGGGCGGCACGATCTACGCCGCTGCGCATCGCGGTATCGAACAGATCACGCTGGATCGCGGCGCGGCGCACCTCAAGGACGAGCTGATGCCGAAATATGCAGAGCTCATCTACAACGGCTTCTGGTTCGCGCCAGAGCGCGAGATGCTGCAGGCCGCTATCGACCATTCGCAGGCGGCAGTGAACGGCACCGTCCGGCTGAAGCTCTACAAAGGCTCGGTCTCTGTCGTCGGTCGCAAGTCGCCAAACTCGCTCTATTCCGAACGCCACGTGACGTTTGAGGATGACGCGGGCGCATATGACCAGAAGGATGCGGAAGGCTTTATCAAGCTGAACGCGCTGCGCCTGAAGCTGTTGGCCAAACAGGGCCGCTAA
- a CDS encoding MATE family efflux transporter: MSVAPAPLTRRAIFAQAWPIMVGQATVPLVGIVDTLVVGRTGDAAALAGVALGATIINLVFWSFGFLRMGLTGLVAQADGGGARREVEALLFRGIGIGFALGLALFALHVPITALALAMMSGGTQVSGEASAYVSARFFGAPAALAVYAMTGWLLGLGRTRDALLLQIVMNLANAGFDVALVWGAGLGAGGIGAGTAGAEWLALITGLAICSRIAGVGPLALLRRTPRADLLDPEALRRLFAVNRDLMIRTIALLFAFTWLANAGARLGATTLAANHVLLQFVSVSAFVLDAFAFTAEARVGQAIGAGSRERFLRSVRLTSEFAIAGGLVLAAIYWLAGGTVINLIVTDPATASIAVAFLPFAALIPLIGAPSWMLDGVFIGATQGKALRNAAVLTTALYVALDLTLRQTGNIGVWIAFTTTYLLRAATLGAYIPGLMRSIDGKDILANSASAP, encoded by the coding sequence ATGTCTGTCGCTCCAGCCCCACTGACGCGCCGCGCCATATTCGCGCAGGCCTGGCCGATCATGGTCGGGCAGGCGACCGTGCCGCTCGTCGGGATCGTCGATACGCTTGTCGTGGGCCGAACGGGGGATGCTGCCGCACTGGCGGGCGTGGCGCTGGGTGCGACGATCATCAACCTCGTGTTCTGGAGCTTTGGCTTTCTCCGCATGGGCCTTACCGGTCTGGTCGCACAAGCTGACGGCGGTGGTGCAAGGCGCGAGGTCGAGGCCCTGCTCTTTCGCGGCATCGGCATCGGATTTGCACTCGGGCTGGCGCTCTTCGCGCTGCATGTGCCGATCACCGCGCTTGCGCTTGCCATGATGTCTGGCGGCACGCAGGTAAGTGGGGAGGCTTCAGCCTATGTATCGGCCCGTTTTTTCGGGGCACCTGCTGCGCTGGCGGTCTATGCGATGACCGGTTGGCTGCTCGGTCTTGGGCGGACACGCGACGCATTGTTGCTGCAGATTGTGATGAACCTCGCCAACGCCGGGTTCGATGTCGCCCTCGTCTGGGGAGCAGGGCTTGGCGCGGGCGGCATCGGTGCGGGCACGGCAGGGGCGGAGTGGCTGGCCTTGATAACCGGCCTTGCGATTTGTTCTCGCATTGCCGGGGTCGGCCCGCTGGCGCTTTTGCGCCGAACGCCTCGTGCAGACCTGCTCGATCCAGAGGCCTTGCGCCGCTTGTTCGCCGTGAATCGCGACCTGATGATCCGCACGATTGCCCTGCTCTTCGCCTTCACGTGGCTCGCCAATGCCGGGGCGCGTCTGGGGGCGACCACGCTGGCGGCGAACCATGTCCTGTTGCAATTCGTTTCGGTCTCGGCCTTCGTGCTCGATGCATTTGCGTTCACGGCAGAGGCGCGCGTTGGACAAGCGATCGGTGCCGGATCGCGCGAGAGATTTTTGCGCTCCGTTCGCCTGACCAGCGAGTTCGCAATCGCTGGCGGGCTTGTTCTCGCAGCGATCTATTGGCTCGCGGGCGGCACGGTCATCAACCTGATAGTCACCGATCCAGCCACCGCATCCATCGCTGTGGCATTCCTGCCTTTCGCCGCGCTCATACCGCTGATCGGCGCGCCGTCGTGGATGCTCGACGGCGTGTTCATCGGCGCGACGCAAGGCAAGGCGCTGCGCAACGCTGCAGTGTTGACGACCGCGCTCTATGTCGCGCTCGATCTGACCCTGCGCCAGACGGGCAACATCGGCGTCTGGATCGCTTTCACAACGACCTATCTGCTGCGTGCGGCGACCCTTGGTGCCTATATTCCCGGCCTTATGCGGTCGATTGATGGGAAGGATATACTTGCGAACAGCGCAAGCGCCCCCTAA
- a CDS encoding SAM-dependent methyltransferase, whose protein sequence is MSASESILDRFFASMIDHGVLTVHHASGRISRFGAPSPGFEELEITLGDGVARQILTDPRLGAAEAWMDGKLHIAGGGIMELIHMLRANRRWDHGQGLRAPTFFRRMKDRLSFVRTAVNHAASSKSNVAHHYDIGNDFYRLMLDAPHMQYSCAYWPDGVETLEQAQKMKLAHIAAKLALEPGQRVLDIGCGWGGMAIFLARRAGVHVTGITLSEEQLALARERAEAAGVSALTRFELVDYRDLAKSGATFDRIVSVGMFEHVGRPQFEAYFRSIGQLMHQGGVALVHTIGRMGKPGTTDAFTQKYIFPGGYIPALSETVAASEKVRLIASDVETLRLHYAKTLRCWYDRCMNHKEEIEAMYDPRFFRMWTFYLAGATSAFENGGMCNFQIQYVRDRYALPLSRDYMASAETQLNA, encoded by the coding sequence ATGAGCGCATCGGAAAGCATCCTTGATCGGTTTTTCGCATCGATGATCGATCATGGTGTGCTGACCGTTCACCATGCCAGTGGACGCATTTCCAGATTCGGCGCGCCCTCTCCCGGTTTTGAGGAACTGGAAATCACGCTGGGCGATGGCGTCGCGCGTCAGATCCTGACCGACCCGCGACTTGGCGCTGCCGAGGCGTGGATGGACGGCAAGCTGCACATTGCAGGCGGCGGGATCATGGAATTGATCCACATGCTGCGCGCCAATCGCCGATGGGACCACGGACAGGGCCTGCGCGCGCCGACGTTCTTCCGCCGAATGAAGGATAGACTTTCGTTCGTCCGCACTGCCGTCAACCACGCGGCCAGTTCGAAGAGCAACGTTGCGCACCATTACGACATCGGCAACGACTTCTATCGCCTGATGCTTGATGCACCGCACATGCAATATTCATGCGCCTATTGGCCGGACGGCGTGGAGACGCTGGAACAGGCACAAAAGATGAAGCTGGCGCATATCGCCGCCAAGCTGGCGCTCGAACCGGGACAACGGGTGCTCGACATCGGGTGCGGTTGGGGCGGCATGGCGATTTTCCTCGCCCGGCGCGCGGGCGTTCATGTCACCGGCATCACGCTTAGCGAGGAACAACTGGCGCTGGCGCGCGAGCGGGCCGAGGCCGCCGGCGTTTCGGCCCTGACCCGCTTTGAACTCGTCGACTATCGCGACTTGGCCAAGAGCGGCGCCACTTTCGACCGTATCGTATCGGTCGGCATGTTCGAACATGTAGGCCGCCCCCAGTTCGAGGCTTATTTCCGCTCGATTGGCCAGCTCATGCATCAAGGCGGCGTTGCGCTGGTCCACACCATCGGGCGCATGGGTAAGCCGGGCACGACCGACGCCTTCACGCAAAAGTATATCTTCCCCGGCGGCTATATACCCGCGCTGTCCGAAACGGTAGCGGCCAGCGAGAAAGTACGCCTGATCGCCAGCGATGTCGAAACGCTGCGCCTCCACTACGCCAAGACGCTGCGCTGCTGGTACGACCGGTGCATGAACCACAAGGAAGAGATCGAGGCGATGTACGACCCCCGTTTCTTCCGCATGTGGACGTTCTATCTGGCCGGCGCGACGTCGGCATTCGAGAATGGCGGAATGTGCAACTTCCAGATACAGTATGTCCGCGACCGGTACGCACTGCCCCTGTCACGCGATTATATGGCATCGGCAGAAACGCAGCTGAACGCTTGA
- a CDS encoding SDR family oxidoreductase → MISAKRPAVLITGSAQRLGADMARRFADSGWHVIVHYHSSSTDADRLADTLESAETVGFDISDLSAIEKTVKRLAGALLEWCVLINCAAVFEPDTAHAIDPDVFDTAIRTNAEGPVALAQAFLAQAQSDRGRCVINVLDQKLANMNPDFFSYTMAKAALANATQMLAMAHVGSDDRIYGLAPGAMLPSHDQVAHEHEISGRMNLLHRLTRPDELSEAALFLASGALESGQTIYVDSGQHLMSQPRDVLHLARGES, encoded by the coding sequence ATGATTTCCGCGAAACGACCCGCAGTCCTCATCACCGGCTCTGCCCAAAGACTGGGTGCAGACATGGCCCGTCGTTTTGCCGATTCGGGATGGCACGTGATCGTGCACTACCACAGCTCCAGCACTGATGCCGACCGCCTGGCCGACACGCTGGAGAGCGCGGAGACGGTGGGGTTCGACATCTCCGATCTCTCGGCCATTGAAAAGACCGTCAAACGTCTTGCTGGAGCGCTCCTCGAATGGTGCGTTTTGATCAATTGCGCCGCCGTGTTCGAGCCTGACACGGCGCATGCGATCGATCCGGACGTGTTCGACACGGCAATCCGCACGAATGCCGAAGGCCCCGTGGCGTTGGCACAAGCGTTTCTTGCCCAAGCGCAGAGCGATCGAGGGCGGTGTGTTATAAATGTGCTCGACCAGAAGCTCGCGAATATGAACCCCGACTTTTTCAGCTACACCATGGCTAAGGCGGCGCTGGCGAACGCGACCCAGATGTTGGCAATGGCCCATGTGGGATCTGACGACAGGATTTACGGCCTTGCCCCGGGTGCAATGCTGCCCAGCCACGATCAGGTCGCGCACGAGCATGAGATTAGCGGCCGCATGAACCTGCTGCACCGCCTGACCCGGCCCGACGAGCTTTCGGAGGCTGCGCTGTTTCTGGCGAGTGGCGCGCTGGAAAGCGGACAGACGATCTACGTCGATTCCGGCCAGCATCTGATGTCTCAACCGCGCGACGTTTTGCACCTCGCACGCGGCGAAAGCTGA
- a CDS encoding glycine zipper 2TM domain-containing protein — MKKTLIVAVAAAGLALPAAPAFADPPSWAPAHGYRDKHERSYRRGDRYYAPRQMRRGDRYWRGDDGRYYCKRDDGTTGLIIGAAGGALLGREIDGGRDRTTGTILGAAAGAIIGRSIDRGDARCR; from the coding sequence ATGAAAAAGACCCTGATCGTAGCGGTCGCAGCCGCGGGACTGGCCCTTCCCGCCGCTCCGGCTTTCGCAGACCCGCCGTCCTGGGCCCCGGCCCACGGCTATCGCGACAAGCACGAACGCAGCTATCGCCGTGGTGACCGTTATTACGCGCCGCGCCAAATGCGCCGTGGCGACCGCTATTGGCGTGGTGATGACGGTCGCTATTACTGCAAGCGCGACGATGGCACGACGGGTCTGATCATCGGTGCTGCCGGTGGTGCGCTTCTTGGCCGCGAGATCGATGGCGGGCGTGACCGTACGACCGGTACGATCCTCGGCGCTGCCGCAGGTGCCATCATCGGCCGCTCTATCGACCGTGGTGATGCCCGCTGCCGTTGA
- a CDS encoding FMN-dependent NADH-azoreductase codes for MNILHIDSATTGAASVTRALTAKIIEKLKADNPDATVTYRDLGTEPLAHLNPVLVGAIRFPDEDKSDDMKVAAEAERKVLDEFLAADVVVIGAPMYNFTIPSNLKAWIDRLGIPRVTFRYSENGPEGLVDGRRVIVASSAGGRYQPGQPPLTFHEGLIEAFFGFIGVDDVTFVRGHGVGAYGPEQAIANAQEAIDAL; via the coding sequence GTGAATATTCTACACATCGACAGCGCAACCACCGGCGCGGCATCCGTCACCCGCGCCCTCACGGCAAAGATCATCGAAAAGCTAAAGGCGGATAATCCCGATGCCACCGTCACATATCGCGACCTTGGCACCGAACCGCTCGCGCACCTCAATCCCGTTCTCGTCGGCGCAATCCGCTTTCCGGACGAAGACAAATCTGACGATATGAAGGTTGCTGCCGAGGCGGAGCGCAAGGTTCTTGATGAATTTCTGGCCGCTGATGTCGTCGTGATCGGCGCGCCGATGTACAACTTTACCATACCGTCCAACCTGAAGGCTTGGATTGATCGTCTCGGGATCCCTCGGGTCACCTTCCGCTACTCAGAGAACGGACCAGAGGGTCTTGTCGATGGACGGAGAGTAATCGTCGCCTCTTCTGCTGGCGGTCGGTACCAGCCCGGTCAGCCCCCACTAACATTCCACGAAGGTCTAATCGAAGCATTCTTTGGCTTTATCGGAGTGGATGACGTGACCTTCGTTCGAGGTCACGGAGTCGGTGCGTACGGCCCCGAACAGGCCATTGCCAACGCGCAAGAAGCGATCGACGCACTTTAG
- a CDS encoding winged helix-turn-helix transcriptional regulator: MTPTLAQEGTRTSEGHIGDTDLIEAFGACAAVTDMLSRVGDKWSMQVVMKLGEQPRRFNELRRAVDGISQRMLTRTLRNLERDGLISRTVTPTVPPRVDYALTGMGHSLAEPVRRLSHWVLENRMEIEAARAEYDRQDAD, encoded by the coding sequence TTGACCCCCACACTTGCGCAAGAAGGCACACGAACGTCCGAAGGGCACATCGGTGATACCGACCTGATCGAAGCATTCGGCGCGTGCGCCGCCGTAACCGACATGCTGTCGCGCGTGGGGGACAAGTGGTCGATGCAAGTGGTGATGAAGCTGGGCGAGCAACCCCGGCGCTTTAACGAGTTGCGCCGCGCGGTCGATGGCATCTCGCAACGGATGCTGACGCGTACTCTGCGCAACTTGGAGCGTGATGGGTTGATCAGCCGGACGGTTACGCCGACCGTACCACCGCGCGTTGACTATGCGTTGACGGGAATGGGGCACTCGCTTGCAGAGCCTGTACGGCGGCTCAGCCACTGGGTCTTGGAAAACCGTATGGAGATCGAAGCTGCTCGCGCCGAATACGATCGGCAGGACGCGGACTGA
- the rlmN gene encoding 23S rRNA (adenine(2503)-C(2))-methyltransferase RlmN, whose amino-acid sequence MQMNMPVPGHIDPVPVPREVTPREDGRIDLLGLPRKQIAALFEQAGLDARQAKLRGKQVWHWIYHRGVSDFEAMTDIAKTMRPWLTERFVIARPEVVEAQHSTDGTRKWLLRTADNHDFEMVFIPDADRGTLCVSSQVGCTLNCRFCHTGTMRLVRNLTPGEIVGQVMLARDALGEWPKGRMDGLDVEESEGDYTSDGRLLTNIVMMGMGEPLYNFDNVRDALKIVMDGDGLALSKRRITLSTSGVVPMMEKCGDEIGVNLAVSLHAVTKEIRDEIVPINKKYGIEELLQACADYPGASNARRITFEYVMLKDKNDSDDDARELVRLIKKFKLPAKVNLIPFNPWPGAVYECSTPERIRAFSNIVFEAGISAPVRTPRGRDIDAACGQLKTAAEKKSRAELDRIAAEKQAALED is encoded by the coding sequence ATGCAGATGAATATGCCAGTTCCGGGCCATATCGACCCCGTCCCCGTTCCCCGCGAAGTTACTCCGCGTGAAGATGGACGGATCGACTTGCTCGGCCTCCCCAGGAAGCAGATCGCCGCCCTGTTCGAGCAGGCAGGCCTCGACGCACGTCAGGCGAAGCTGCGCGGCAAGCAGGTGTGGCACTGGATTTACCACCGCGGCGTGTCCGACTTTGAAGCGATGACTGACATCGCCAAAACCATGCGTCCGTGGTTGACCGAACGTTTCGTCATCGCTCGCCCCGAGGTGGTGGAGGCCCAGCACTCGACCGACGGCACGCGCAAGTGGCTGCTGCGCACCGCCGACAACCACGATTTCGAAATGGTGTTCATTCCCGACGCCGATCGCGGCACGCTCTGCGTGTCGAGTCAGGTGGGTTGTACACTCAATTGTCGGTTCTGCCACACCGGGACGATGCGGTTAGTGCGCAACCTGACTCCGGGTGAGATTGTGGGACAAGTGATGCTTGCCCGCGACGCGCTGGGCGAATGGCCAAAGGGCCGGATGGACGGCCTGGACGTCGAAGAGAGCGAAGGCGACTACACCTCCGACGGGCGCCTGCTCACCAACATCGTGATGATGGGCATGGGCGAACCGCTCTATAACTTCGACAACGTCCGCGACGCGCTCAAGATCGTAATGGATGGTGATGGGCTTGCCTTGTCGAAGCGACGCATTACCCTTTCCACCAGCGGCGTCGTGCCGATGATGGAAAAGTGCGGCGATGAGATCGGGGTGAATCTTGCCGTTTCGCTTCATGCCGTCACCAAGGAAATTCGCGACGAAATCGTGCCGATCAACAAGAAGTACGGCATTGAGGAATTGCTACAGGCCTGTGCCGACTATCCCGGCGCATCCAATGCCCGGCGCATCACCTTCGAGTACGTGATGCTGAAGGACAAGAACGATAGTGACGACGATGCGCGCGAACTGGTCCGCCTGATCAAGAAGTTCAAGCTGCCCGCCAAGGTCAATCTTATCCCCTTCAATCCGTGGCCGGGTGCGGTCTATGAATGTTCGACGCCTGAACGCATCCGTGCATTCTCGAACATCGTCTTCGAAGCCGGGATCAGTGCCCCCGTCCGCACCCCGCGTGGGCGCGACATAGACGCGGCTTGTGGCCAGCTTAAGACGGCGGCGGAAAAGAAGAGCCGTGCCGAACTGGACCGCATCGCGGCAGAGAAACAGGCTGCTTTGGAGGACTGA
- a CDS encoding outer membrane protein: MKKTIAILAAGTAFGVVAMPAAAQNMGSSDFTGPRVEAIIGYDVSKAGSTSDNDINDQDDESIDGLMYGVGIGYDVDMGGVVVGVEGEYTDSTAKTEYSNGGDFEGFGLGRVDAGRDLYVGARVGAKVSPDLLAYVKGGYTNARYNVLATDGENELDENIDTDGWRLGAGLEYAMSDNMFTKIEYRYSKYSEAEIDFQDLPDSDRFDIDTDRHQVVASVGMRF, translated from the coding sequence ATGAAAAAGACTATCGCAATTCTCGCCGCCGGTACCGCGTTCGGTGTCGTAGCGATGCCCGCCGCTGCCCAGAACATGGGGTCCAGCGACTTCACCGGCCCACGCGTCGAGGCCATCATCGGTTATGACGTTTCCAAGGCGGGCTCCACTTCCGACAATGACATCAACGATCAGGATGACGAGAGCATCGATGGCCTGATGTACGGTGTCGGTATCGGGTATGACGTCGATATGGGCGGCGTGGTTGTCGGTGTCGAAGGCGAATACACCGACTCGACCGCAAAGACCGAGTACAGCAATGGCGGCGATTTCGAAGGCTTCGGTCTTGGCCGCGTGGACGCAGGTCGTGATCTTTATGTCGGTGCCCGCGTCGGCGCCAAGGTTTCGCCCGACCTGCTAGCCTATGTAAAGGGCGGCTATACCAACGCCCGCTACAACGTTCTGGCCACTGATGGTGAGAACGAGCTGGACGAGAACATCGACACCGACGGCTGGCGCCTTGGCGCGGGTCTTGAGTACGCGATGAGCGACAACATGTTTACCAAGATCGAGTATCGCTATTCGAAGTACAGCGAAGCGGAAATCGACTTTCAGGATTTGCCTGACAGCGACCGTTTCGACATCGACACTGACCGTCATCAGGTCGTGGCATCGGTTGGCATGCGTTTCTAA